Proteins encoded together in one Prochlorococcus marinus str. MIT 9211 window:
- a CDS encoding DUF1257 domain-containing protein, whose translation MSHFSTVKTQLRKKEPLVQALYNLGYLPQEGEQLVRGYRGQTVKAEMSVQMPEGGDIGFRWNEDTNSYEFVADLDLWKHQVPVDRFLAKLTQQYALSTVLSATAEEGFQVAQRKNNIDGSIELVVTRWDS comes from the coding sequence ATGTCCCATTTCAGCACAGTCAAAACCCAACTTCGAAAGAAGGAGCCTTTGGTTCAGGCTTTATATAACTTGGGCTATCTACCCCAAGAGGGAGAACAACTTGTTAGGGGATACAGGGGACAAACTGTGAAGGCAGAAATGTCAGTACAAATGCCTGAAGGAGGCGACATAGGATTTCGATGGAACGAAGATACAAATTCTTATGAGTTCGTGGCCGATTTAGATCTTTGGAAACACCAGGTTCCTGTAGATAGGTTTTTAGCGAAATTAACTCAGCAATATGCTTTAAGTACTGTTCTTTCGGCAACAGCTGAGGAAGGTTTCCAGGTGGCTCAACGAAAAAATAATATTGATGGCTCTATTGAATTAGTTGTGACCCGTTGGGACTCTTAA
- the rsmG gene encoding 16S rRNA (guanine(527)-N(7))-methyltransferase RsmG: MTIHLNHKSEDSLVWETMNWEPTCHQVQQFLQLQALLIEWNEKVNLTRLLKGSDFWISHVLDSLWPLRYELNHFESSRKIIDVGTGCGFPGLAIAIALPRSEITLIDSISRKTTAVKAISQTLGLGERVSVRTERAEVIGQSISFRGNYDLAVARAVATSPVVAEYLIPLLNAQGEAWLYKGRWSTDEQIDLNNALKPLKGKIKSIESFELPEGKGMRNIVRLVSNEQCPEKFPRPIGIPAKRPLESQMLDNL, from the coding sequence ATGACTATTCACCTGAATCATAAAAGTGAAGATTCTCTGGTTTGGGAAACAATGAATTGGGAACCAACTTGCCATCAAGTTCAACAATTCCTTCAGTTGCAGGCTCTTTTAATCGAATGGAATGAGAAAGTAAATCTTACTCGCCTTCTAAAAGGAAGTGACTTTTGGATATCACACGTCTTAGATAGCCTATGGCCACTGCGATATGAATTAAATCATTTCGAAAGCTCTCGGAAAATTATTGATGTAGGAACTGGTTGTGGGTTCCCAGGTTTAGCAATAGCGATAGCACTACCACGTTCAGAAATCACTTTGATTGATTCCATTAGTAGAAAAACAACTGCTGTCAAAGCAATCTCACAAACACTCGGGCTAGGGGAAAGAGTTTCTGTTCGAACAGAAAGAGCCGAAGTAATAGGGCAAAGCATTTCTTTTAGAGGAAATTATGATTTAGCAGTTGCGAGGGCTGTGGCCACATCCCCTGTAGTCGCTGAATATCTAATCCCTCTTTTAAATGCCCAAGGTGAAGCTTGGTTATATAAAGGTAGATGGAGCACAGATGAACAAATAGATTTAAATAACGCACTCAAACCACTAAAAGGCAAAATAAAAAGCATTGAAAGTTTCGAATTACCTGAAGGCAAAGGTATGAGAAACATAGTCAGACTTGTAAGCAATGAACAATGTCCAGAAAAGTTTCCGAGACCAATTGGCATCCCAGCCAAAAGGCCTTTAGAAAGTCAAATGCTAGATAATCTCTGA
- the rlmN gene encoding 23S rRNA (adenine(2503)-C(2))-methyltransferase RlmN, with the protein MNISLLEGKKVVLLGQNVAKLEKLAQEYGEPAFRGRQIHEWLYQKGVRKLEEISVLPKLWRTTLSDQGVCTGRLEEVKRLVANDGTIKLLLETSDRESIEAVGIPTNSRLTTCVSSQVGCSMGCRFCATGKGGFQRSLEVHEIVDQVLSIREAFDRRPSHIVFMGMGEPLLNIESVLESISCLNNDLGIGQRRITVSTVGVVNTLPQLAELALAKLGRVQFTLALSLHAPNQHLREMLVPSAKVYPIQDLLSDCRHYLDITGRRISFEYILLATVNDKVEHAEELADLISGFQSHVNLIAYNPIDEEDYQRPSLARINRFMTVLQSRGVAVSLRASRGLDQDAACGQLRHQHTRLD; encoded by the coding sequence GTGAATATTTCGCTATTAGAGGGAAAGAAAGTCGTATTACTTGGCCAGAACGTTGCAAAGCTTGAAAAACTAGCCCAAGAGTATGGTGAACCAGCTTTTAGGGGCCGTCAAATTCATGAGTGGCTATATCAAAAGGGAGTAAGAAAGCTAGAAGAAATATCTGTATTGCCTAAATTGTGGCGTACTACTTTGAGTGACCAAGGTGTTTGTACTGGACGTTTGGAAGAGGTTAAGCGATTAGTCGCCAATGATGGAACGATTAAACTTTTACTAGAGACTTCTGATAGAGAAAGCATAGAGGCTGTTGGTATCCCAACAAATAGTCGCTTAACTACTTGTGTCTCTAGTCAAGTGGGATGTTCTATGGGATGTAGATTTTGTGCTACTGGGAAAGGAGGGTTTCAGCGTTCTTTGGAAGTGCATGAAATTGTTGATCAAGTGCTTAGTATTAGAGAGGCGTTTGATCGACGCCCGTCTCATATCGTTTTTATGGGTATGGGAGAACCTTTGTTAAATATTGAATCGGTTTTAGAATCTATTAGCTGTTTAAATAATGATTTGGGTATTGGACAACGTCGAATAACTGTGAGCACAGTTGGCGTAGTAAATACTCTCCCACAGTTAGCTGAATTGGCACTTGCTAAACTTGGACGTGTTCAATTTACTCTTGCGCTAAGCTTGCATGCACCAAATCAACACCTTCGTGAAATGTTGGTGCCTTCAGCTAAAGTCTATCCAATTCAGGATTTACTAAGTGATTGTAGACATTATTTGGATATAACTGGAAGGAGGATTAGCTTTGAGTATATTTTGTTGGCAACAGTAAATGATAAAGTGGAGCATGCAGAGGAATTAGCAGATTTAATCAGCGGATTTCAGAGTCATGTTAATTTAATTGCCTATAATCCTATTGACGAGGAAGATTATCAACGCCCCTCACTTGCTCGTATTAATAGATTTATGACTGTTTTGCAAAGTAGAGGAGTTGCTGTCAGCCTAAGAGCAAGTAGAGGGCTTGATCAGGATGCCGCCTGTGGCCAACTGCGACATCAGCATACTCGATTAGATTAA
- a CDS encoding aldo/keto reductase — protein sequence MTKGSIPSRRFGRTEIQIPVLSLGGMRFQQSWTDLGIKDIPISNQVNLEKILHEAVNNGLHHLETARHYGTSELQIGLSISNVNDPKRILQTKVPPRDDPKDFEQELELSFKRLQCKRVDLLAIHGINLPEHLEQTIRPGGCIDIVRRWQKKGLIGHVGFSTHGSNDLIVQAIETNEFDYVNLHWYFIYQDNSPALDAAAKLDLGVFIISPTDKGGHLHTPSSKLVELCAPLHPIAFNDLFCLTDKRVHTISVGAANPGNFERHIEALRLLNNSGELLSTIQERLLDASRSSLGDEWLSTWRVGLPRWDQTPGGINIPVLLWLHTLIESWEMEDFAKSRYRLLGKASHWFPGSNADCFDDDVSEDDLREVLLESPWCDEIPFLLRQLKTRLAGEPSQRLSSI from the coding sequence ATGACTAAAGGATCTATACCTTCTAGGCGGTTTGGACGTACTGAGATTCAGATTCCTGTTTTATCTCTTGGGGGTATGCGTTTTCAGCAAAGCTGGACTGATTTGGGGATCAAAGATATACCTATTTCGAATCAAGTTAATTTGGAAAAGATTCTTCATGAGGCTGTAAACAATGGACTTCATCATTTGGAAACGGCAAGGCATTACGGGACCTCAGAACTTCAAATTGGTTTATCAATAAGCAATGTTAATGATCCTAAAAGGATCCTTCAGACAAAAGTTCCACCAAGGGATGATCCTAAGGATTTTGAGCAGGAGCTTGAGTTGAGTTTTAAAAGATTGCAATGCAAAAGAGTAGATCTCCTTGCAATTCATGGCATAAATCTCCCTGAACATTTAGAGCAAACTATTAGGCCTGGAGGATGTATTGATATTGTGCGGCGATGGCAAAAGAAGGGTCTGATTGGACATGTTGGCTTCTCAACCCATGGCTCTAATGATTTAATTGTCCAAGCAATTGAGACAAATGAATTTGATTATGTAAACCTTCACTGGTATTTCATTTATCAAGATAATTCACCTGCATTAGATGCAGCAGCAAAATTAGACCTTGGAGTTTTTATTATTAGCCCTACTGATAAAGGGGGGCATTTACATACACCATCATCCAAGCTCGTAGAGTTATGTGCACCTTTGCATCCAATTGCTTTCAATGATCTCTTTTGCTTAACAGATAAAAGAGTTCATACGATTAGTGTTGGTGCGGCCAATCCAGGTAACTTTGAACGCCATATTGAGGCGCTTAGATTGCTAAATAACTCTGGTGAATTATTGTCGACTATTCAAGAACGTCTATTAGATGCATCTCGATCATCCTTAGGTGATGAGTGGCTGTCAACTTGGCGAGTTGGTTTGCCTAGGTGGGATCAAACACCTGGCGGGATAAATATTCCTGTTTTGTTATGGTTACATACTTTGATCGAATCTTGGGAGATGGAAGACTTCGCAAAATCTCGCTATAGGTTGTTAGGTAAAGCTAGTCATTGGTTCCCAGGGTCTAATGCTGATTGTTTTGATGATGACGTGAGCGAAGACGATCTTAGGGAAGTTCTTCTGGAGAGTCCTTGGTGTGATGAGATTCCTTTTTTACTTCGCCAATTGAAAACTAGATTAGCGGGCGAGCCTTCTCAGAGATTATCTAGCATTTGA
- the bioA gene encoding adenosylmethionine--8-amino-7-oxononanoate transaminase, with protein sequence MDHLDKPDKYLAKGWNQHIWPPFTQIASSLPQQRVVGSRDALLFREQGPPIIDAISSWWVTLHGHANEYVANAIADQAKKLEQVIFADFSHPQAERLAERLSHITGLQRLFFSDNGSTAVEVAIKIACQFWQNRKEPRHQLIAFEGAYHGDTFGAMAVGERNLFNAPFEKMLFPVSRLPWPATWWNDEDIENRENETITQLARLLETPTAAVILEPLVQGAGGMSMVREEFLKKVETVVKDSKALLIADEVMTGFGRCGDLFATKRAQVSPDLMTLSKGLTSGFLPMGVTMAREDIFETFVGNDPRLTFWHGHSFTANPLGCAAANASLDLLENAPSAYTRFESRHLPHLKKLAQHRKVTKPRLTGTIAAFNIEVSGKSGYLNVVGKSLKQFALEHGVLIRPLGNVVYLLPPLCITDDQLEKCYSIIEDGLEFC encoded by the coding sequence TTGGATCATTTAGATAAACCAGATAAATACCTCGCCAAAGGCTGGAATCAGCACATATGGCCTCCGTTTACACAAATTGCATCTTCTTTGCCTCAGCAAAGGGTAGTTGGTAGCAGGGATGCTCTCTTATTTAGAGAACAAGGACCACCAATCATTGATGCAATTAGCAGCTGGTGGGTAACACTTCATGGTCATGCAAATGAATATGTTGCCAATGCAATTGCTGATCAAGCCAAAAAGCTAGAGCAAGTAATATTTGCTGACTTTAGTCATCCACAAGCAGAGCGACTTGCTGAGAGGCTAAGTCATATTACAGGGCTCCAACGATTATTCTTTTCGGACAACGGCTCAACTGCTGTAGAAGTAGCTATTAAAATTGCCTGTCAATTTTGGCAAAACAGAAAGGAACCCAGGCATCAACTAATTGCATTTGAAGGTGCTTACCACGGCGATACATTTGGGGCAATGGCAGTAGGAGAGCGTAATTTATTCAATGCTCCTTTCGAAAAAATGCTTTTTCCTGTTAGCAGATTGCCTTGGCCTGCTACTTGGTGGAACGACGAAGATATTGAAAACCGCGAAAATGAGACAATCACTCAGCTTGCAAGACTTCTGGAAACACCAACTGCGGCTGTCATTCTTGAACCACTTGTTCAGGGTGCTGGTGGTATGTCCATGGTAAGAGAAGAGTTTCTGAAAAAAGTTGAAACAGTAGTCAAAGACTCTAAGGCGTTGCTTATTGCAGACGAAGTTATGACAGGGTTTGGCAGATGTGGAGACTTATTCGCAACTAAACGTGCCCAGGTCTCACCAGATCTTATGACTTTATCAAAAGGATTAACAAGTGGGTTCCTTCCTATGGGAGTAACGATGGCACGAGAAGACATCTTTGAAACCTTTGTTGGGAATGATCCACGTCTAACCTTTTGGCATGGTCATAGTTTTACTGCCAATCCTTTAGGTTGTGCCGCTGCGAATGCAAGCTTAGATTTATTAGAAAATGCACCCTCTGCATATACAAGGTTCGAATCTCGCCACTTACCTCACCTAAAAAAGCTAGCTCAGCATCGAAAAGTAACTAAGCCTAGGCTTACGGGAACAATCGCAGCTTTTAATATAGAAGTAAGTGGAAAAAGTGGATATCTTAATGTTGTGGGAAAATCACTCAAGCAATTTGCATTAGAGCATGGTGTTTTAATCAGACCTCTTGGTAACGTCGTATATCTCCTACCCCCACTCTGTATTACCGATGATCAATTAGAAAAATGTTATTCAATAATTGAAGATGGATTGGAATTTTGCTAA
- a CDS encoding ferredoxin: protein MSNNPSIAFQTKVFEDSAVNGKEPILGGKLRVKAVWVDESTCIGCTYCNSVATNTFSMESDMGRARAFRQDGDSTEVIQEAIDTCPVNCIHWVKFEELDDLRAQLEENGVHPLGMLPKVKRRIKPGKN, encoded by the coding sequence TTGAGTAATAATCCTTCGATAGCTTTTCAGACAAAGGTTTTCGAAGATAGTGCTGTTAATGGTAAAGAGCCTATCCTAGGTGGAAAACTTCGTGTGAAGGCTGTATGGGTTGATGAATCAACCTGCATAGGCTGTACTTATTGTAATTCAGTAGCTACAAATACATTTTCCATGGAAAGTGATATGGGTAGAGCTAGAGCTTTCCGGCAGGATGGAGACAGTACTGAAGTTATCCAGGAAGCTATAGATACATGCCCTGTTAACTGCATTCATTGGGTTAAATTTGAGGAATTAGATGATTTACGCGCACAGCTTGAAGAGAATGGTGTACACCCACTAGGTATGCTCCCAAAAGTTAAAAGACGAATAAAGCCTGGTAAAAATTAA
- a CDS encoding J domain-containing protein, translating into MTSSGSYYELLGISRSADAYALRKAFHRLSKDLHPDTTALPVDEAAQRFRELCEAYELLSDPLRREAYDKTLDNEISDELELPKSQKLNSKVPSKIKFDAAPRRPFSGGELFALLLLCITLLLSLMLGVGFALLDGRELQVSPSWLKTEQALTVLNPLGIRDANTSSSYNSFKSAFFDIDRTLALRTGGS; encoded by the coding sequence TTGACTTCATCTGGGAGCTATTACGAACTTCTGGGAATTTCTAGATCAGCAGATGCATATGCTTTGAGAAAGGCATTTCATCGATTGAGTAAAGACTTACACCCTGACACCACTGCGCTTCCTGTGGATGAGGCTGCACAGAGATTCCGTGAATTATGCGAGGCTTATGAATTATTGTCAGATCCATTAAGAAGAGAAGCTTATGACAAAACTCTTGATAATGAGATTTCTGATGAATTGGAGCTTCCTAAATCGCAGAAATTAAACAGTAAAGTTCCTAGTAAGATAAAATTTGATGCTGCTCCACGACGGCCTTTTTCTGGGGGAGAATTGTTTGCATTATTGCTTTTATGTATAACTCTTTTACTTAGCTTGATGTTAGGAGTAGGGTTTGCGCTATTAGATGGTAGAGAATTACAAGTAAGTCCAAGTTGGCTTAAGACAGAGCAAGCTTTGACTGTCCTTAACCCTTTAGGAATAAGAGATGCCAACACTTCCTCCAGCTATAACTCCTTTAAATCAGCATTCTTTGACATCGATAGAACTTTGGCTCTCAGAACTGGGGGCAGTTAA
- a CDS encoding HEAT repeat domain-containing protein — translation MKEDNSTFHEDGLTKLTIDPEVLAQELAAELQGDPLDEIDLDGLDPDQAKVASECEAGLHWLQQGHEERLQGLRVFCEHRDPRALPLLIPLLLQPCPVERMSAVYALGRNPSPKAVKILLQLLETDSNAYVRKAAAWSLGNYSNAPVMKPLINALQNDIAAVRLWAASSLAEVGLSSTANADIVAVQLLVSLRIDHEPVVRSNCIWSLGRLYEKLSNDLKSQLLHAFVSVLSTDLEASVRDEVRVALEQIEDPLAKSQIKTLLEEANLL, via the coding sequence ATGAAAGAAGATAACTCCACTTTTCATGAGGATGGTCTAACCAAATTGACCATCGACCCTGAGGTACTAGCTCAAGAGTTAGCAGCTGAACTTCAAGGAGATCCTTTGGATGAAATTGATTTGGATGGACTTGATCCAGATCAAGCCAAGGTTGCAAGTGAATGTGAAGCTGGACTGCATTGGTTACAACAAGGGCATGAAGAACGTTTGCAAGGTCTTCGAGTTTTCTGTGAGCATAGAGATCCAAGGGCTTTACCTTTACTAATTCCTTTGTTGTTGCAGCCTTGCCCTGTAGAAAGGATGAGTGCTGTCTATGCACTTGGAAGAAACCCTTCTCCAAAAGCTGTAAAAATTCTTCTTCAATTGCTGGAGACTGATAGCAATGCTTATGTAAGGAAAGCTGCTGCATGGAGTTTGGGGAATTATTCCAATGCTCCTGTTATGAAGCCGCTAATTAATGCTTTGCAGAATGATATTGCTGCTGTTCGATTGTGGGCAGCGAGTTCTCTTGCCGAGGTTGGCTTAAGCTCAACTGCAAATGCAGACATAGTTGCAGTCCAATTGCTTGTGAGTTTAAGAATCGATCATGAGCCTGTGGTTAGAAGTAACTGCATTTGGTCTCTTGGACGTTTGTATGAAAAACTGTCAAACGATCTAAAAAGTCAATTGCTTCATGCATTTGTTTCAGTTCTATCAACTGATTTGGAGGCGTCCGTTAGGGATGAGGTGAGGGTTGCTTTGGAACAAATAGAAGATCCTTTAGCTAAAAGCCAGATAAAAACCCTGCTTGAGGAAGCTAATTTGCTTTGA
- a CDS encoding high light inducible protein: MIEPKLIPKRILPRYGFHGHTEKLNGRLAMIGFIALVILEIKLGHGLLVR, encoded by the coding sequence ATGATTGAACCAAAGCTTATTCCTAAAAGAATTTTGCCTCGTTATGGCTTTCATGGTCATACCGAGAAATTAAATGGCCGCTTGGCAATGATTGGCTTTATTGCATTAGTCATCTTGGAGATTAAATTGGGTCATGGATTATTAGTTAGGTGA
- a CDS encoding sodium:solute symporter family protein, which yields MTLIDWLVLLGYLTATLFLGIALSRRNRSDSDYFVAGRRLTGWLAGASMAATTFSIDTPLYVAGVVGTRGLPGNWEWWSFGLAHVAMTVVFAPMWRRSGVITDAAFTELRYGGLPAAWLRAIKAFLLAIPINCIGIGYAFLAMRKVAEALGIVDGHTIFGPFSDTLLLLIVVAFLLLVYTVVGGLWAVVVNDLIQLILALLGAFAVAFAVIHASGGMNQMLLRLQDLDRPELLSIFPWTWTDNGLEWIESAGISVATFTAFLSLQWWSFRRSDGGGEFIQRLLATQNEKQAKRAGWVFLIVNYLVRSWLWIVVGLGALVLLPAQQDWEMSYPTLAVRYLPPVVLGLVVVSLVAAFMSTVSTSINWGASYLTHDLYQRFFRPTASQKELLLIGQITSSILLLLGICTALISDSIGAIFRLVIAIGTGPGVVLVLRWFWWRINAIAELAAMLSGFFVGLVTSIVPVLRIDDYGIKLMVTTGLTAITWLIAMFTTPPESEEVLEKFVVLVKPPGPGWEVLRNKFRVQAVDPLQDLLIRFSLSIGVLFGGLFSTGSFLLHQERGGWIGLVICSFCLVGINGKFVRRSFSEG from the coding sequence ATGACATTAATTGATTGGTTAGTTTTACTTGGGTATTTGACAGCTACTTTATTTTTGGGAATAGCTTTGTCGCGGAGAAATCGTTCTGATAGTGATTACTTTGTTGCAGGGCGTCGGCTGACCGGCTGGCTTGCTGGGGCTTCAATGGCAGCTACAACATTTTCAATTGATACACCTCTCTATGTCGCAGGAGTTGTAGGAACTCGTGGCCTTCCTGGAAATTGGGAATGGTGGAGTTTTGGATTGGCGCATGTAGCAATGACAGTTGTCTTTGCTCCAATGTGGCGTCGAAGCGGGGTGATTACTGATGCGGCTTTTACTGAGTTACGTTATGGAGGTTTGCCTGCAGCTTGGTTGCGAGCAATTAAGGCATTTTTGTTGGCTATTCCTATTAACTGTATAGGCATCGGCTATGCATTCTTGGCCATGCGTAAGGTAGCAGAGGCATTGGGAATAGTGGATGGGCACACCATTTTTGGACCTTTTAGTGATACTTTATTGCTCCTTATAGTGGTTGCTTTCCTTTTACTTGTTTATACAGTTGTTGGCGGATTATGGGCGGTTGTAGTTAATGATTTAATTCAATTAATACTGGCTCTCCTAGGCGCCTTTGCCGTGGCTTTTGCTGTTATCCATGCTTCAGGCGGGATGAATCAAATGTTATTGAGGTTGCAAGATTTAGATCGACCTGAGCTGCTTTCTATTTTCCCTTGGACATGGACAGACAATGGGTTGGAATGGATTGAGAGTGCAGGAATAAGTGTTGCAACTTTTACGGCCTTTCTTTCACTGCAATGGTGGAGTTTTCGACGTAGTGATGGTGGTGGCGAGTTTATACAGAGATTACTGGCGACTCAAAATGAGAAGCAAGCAAAGAGGGCTGGTTGGGTTTTTCTGATTGTGAATTATCTTGTTAGAAGTTGGCTTTGGATTGTCGTCGGATTGGGAGCACTTGTTTTGTTGCCTGCTCAGCAGGATTGGGAAATGAGTTATCCCACTCTCGCGGTACGATATCTGCCACCTGTGGTTCTAGGGTTAGTAGTTGTCTCTTTAGTAGCAGCCTTTATGAGTACTGTTAGCACCTCTATTAATTGGGGTGCAAGCTATTTGACTCATGACCTTTATCAAAGATTTTTTAGGCCTACGGCTAGTCAAAAAGAATTGTTGTTGATAGGCCAAATAACAAGCTCTATTTTGCTTCTGTTGGGAATTTGCACAGCTTTGATCAGCGATAGTATTGGTGCAATCTTTCGTTTGGTTATTGCTATTGGTACTGGTCCAGGAGTAGTTCTTGTTTTGCGATGGTTTTGGTGGCGCATAAATGCAATAGCAGAGTTGGCAGCAATGCTTTCTGGCTTTTTTGTAGGACTTGTGACATCTATAGTCCCTGTTCTGAGGATCGATGACTATGGAATTAAGTTGATGGTCACAACTGGCCTTACTGCAATTACTTGGTTAATTGCTATGTTCACAACTCCACCTGAATCAGAAGAGGTTTTAGAAAAATTTGTAGTTTTAGTAAAGCCTCCTGGTCCTGGATGGGAGGTTTTAAGAAATAAGTTTCGAGTGCAGGCTGTTGATCCTTTGCAAGATTTGTTGATTCGTTTTTCCTTAAGCATTGGAGTACTTTTTGGCGGCCTTTTCTCAACAGGATCATTCTTATTGCATCAGGAGAGAGGCGGGTGGATAGGATTGGTTATTTGTTCTTTCTGCCTGGTAGGAATCAATGGGAAGTTTGTACGAAGAAGTTTTTCTGAGGGTTGA
- a CDS encoding DUF3143 domain-containing protein gives MPKWLAEIELKQDELRVTWTQDTKKSQFDFPYGLPRQDVEAALVQGP, from the coding sequence TTGCCTAAGTGGTTAGCTGAGATAGAACTTAAGCAGGATGAGTTACGTGTTACTTGGACTCAAGATACAAAAAAAAGTCAGTTTGACTTCCCTTATGGTCTTCCAAGACAAGATGTTGAAGCTGCTTTAGTGCAGGGTCCATGA
- a CDS encoding DUF2997 domain-containing protein, producing the protein MPQRTVRFRIRQDGVVEESVEGVIGQSCNQLTERLEAALGSVEHRELKPEAYLQEEVQSQSIPLEII; encoded by the coding sequence ATGCCTCAACGCACGGTGAGATTTCGAATTCGCCAAGATGGTGTTGTGGAAGAATCTGTTGAAGGAGTCATTGGTCAGTCTTGTAATCAGCTGACTGAAAGACTTGAGGCTGCCTTGGGCAGTGTTGAGCATAGAGAGTTAAAACCAGAGGCCTATCTTCAAGAAGAAGTTCAATCTCAGTCAATTCCCCTAGAGATCATTTAA